Proteins encoded within one genomic window of Helicobacter sp. 'house sparrow 1':
- a CDS encoding LPP20 family lipoprotein: protein MINIFKILMLGFAGLMLSGCMSGGISKEARESVGWTNAPKWVVNGNDGGYSAVGDAPIVDKNVQFARTEATAAARGELIKNIEAGVSTSLSKEGIRVDAQINEKIKSVVNEFAQHNLQGVGVEKTWIDDAGTRIYVLVKLDKESEKNLKNHLSKQFKELNSSNLMSE, encoded by the coding sequence ATGATAAATATATTTAAGATTTTGATGTTAGGTTTTGCGGGTTTAATGTTGAGTGGATGTATGTCTGGTGGTATCTCTAAAGAAGCAAGAGAAAGCGTTGGCTGGACAAATGCTCCTAAGTGGGTAGTAAATGGAAATGATGGAGGCTATAGTGCTGTTGGAGATGCTCCAATTGTAGATAAAAATGTTCAGTTTGCAAGAACAGAAGCAACAGCTGCTGCAAGGGGTGAGCTTATTAAAAATATCGAGGCAGGGGTATCTACAAGCCTATCAAAAGAAGGTATAAGAGTGGATGCACAAATTAATGAAAAGATAAAAAGTGTGGTAAATGAGTTTGCACAGCATAATTTACAGGGTGTAGGGGTTGAAAAAACTTGGATTGATGATGCTGGAACAAGGATTTATGTTTTAGTAAAACTTGATAAAGAAAGTGAAAAAAATCTTAAAAATCACCTTAGTAAGCAATTTAAAGAATTAAACTCAAGCAATCTAATGAGTGAGTGA